Proteins co-encoded in one Coprobacter tertius genomic window:
- a CDS encoding DUF6706 family protein: MTYKEWITKTVGRFQLTADDVDLILCNQSNLIPDPDAPVDVRKAKTAICREFTTLIPLANIGEGGYSISWNWEAIKLWYNAACAELGITPASKPKIRNKSNVW; this comes from the coding sequence ATGACTTACAAAGAATGGATAACTAAGACGGTCGGCAGATTCCAGCTAACGGCGGACGACGTGGATTTAATACTTTGCAACCAAAGTAACCTTATCCCCGACCCGGACGCACCGGTGGACGTACGGAAGGCAAAAACGGCTATTTGCCGAGAGTTTACAACGCTTATCCCCCTTGCCAATATAGGGGAAGGCGGGTATTCCATTAGTTGGAATTGGGAAGCTATAAAACTTTGGTATAACGCGGCTTGCGCCGAATTAGGCATTACGCCGGCCAGCAAGCCCAAAATTCGGAATAAAAGCAACGTATGGTAA
- a CDS encoding major capsid protein: protein MQRSLMIGITERDMQAVVNTYDLKPYYYPTLFPLKENYTLTWKALEAQVGLKIAGDLVARGASINKKTREAIARIQGDIPKVAIKRTKDENELNEYDIMVAMTSANPDLRALVEAWAEDTQYCWDGVAARLEWIALQSISLGKVTLTNDNNNSVITEYDVDYQIDATQKVGFQTGSAAWNTTGAKPFSKDFKAIVAKAKKKGISLKYAFMNLDTFALMVQTEEVTKLCASFAANALNIAQTPSLEQVNAAMKGLAYLRGLQVVVIDQDITIEKDDGSRITGNPFADNVVMFSESKVLGSTYWKKPADMNLKGSVAIKAMNGHTCVKKYSTEEPIEEVTVGIANAFPAWLSSGRSFLLDTSNSTWTH, encoded by the coding sequence ATGCAAAGGAGCTTAATGATTGGCATTACCGAAAGGGATATGCAGGCCGTAGTTAATACCTACGACCTTAAACCGTATTACTATCCTACCTTGTTCCCCTTGAAGGAGAACTACACGCTTACGTGGAAAGCCCTTGAAGCGCAGGTAGGGTTAAAGATTGCCGGCGACCTTGTAGCGCGTGGCGCAAGTATCAACAAGAAGACCCGCGAAGCTATTGCGCGTATTCAGGGCGATATTCCGAAAGTGGCTATTAAGCGCACCAAGGACGAAAACGAGCTTAACGAATACGACATTATGGTCGCCATGACTTCCGCGAACCCCGACCTTCGGGCGTTGGTAGAAGCGTGGGCCGAAGATACGCAGTACTGCTGGGACGGGGTGGCCGCCCGCTTGGAATGGATTGCGTTGCAGTCTATTTCGTTGGGTAAAGTAACGCTTACCAACGACAACAACAATAGCGTAATTACCGAATACGACGTAGATTATCAAATCGACGCAACGCAGAAGGTAGGATTTCAGACCGGCTCGGCCGCTTGGAACACCACCGGCGCAAAACCGTTTAGCAAGGACTTTAAGGCTATCGTAGCTAAGGCCAAGAAGAAGGGTATTAGCTTGAAGTACGCCTTTATGAACCTTGACACCTTCGCGCTTATGGTTCAGACCGAGGAAGTAACGAAACTTTGCGCTTCGTTCGCGGCTAACGCCTTGAACATCGCACAAACGCCGAGCTTGGAGCAGGTAAACGCGGCTATGAAAGGTTTGGCGTACCTGCGCGGCTTGCAGGTCGTAGTTATCGACCAAGATATTACTATCGAGAAGGACGACGGAAGCCGCATTACCGGCAACCCGTTCGCCGATAACGTGGTAATGTTCAGCGAAAGCAAGGTACTCGGTTCGACCTATTGGAAGAAGCCGGCCGATATGAACCTTAAAGGTTCCGTAGCTATCAAAGCTATGAACGGCCACACTTGCGTAAAGAAGTATTCCACCGAGGAACCTATCGAAGAAGTTACCGTAGGAATTGCAAACGCTTTCCCGGCTTGGCTTTCTTCGGGCCGTTCCTTCCTTCTGGACACTTCTAACAGCACTTGGACACACTAA
- a CDS encoding ADP-ribosyltransferase domain-containing protein produces the protein MDKRQEVIRYIASVEKQLYALFGDTYQAAIKLTEVRKAIETGASFTWKGNPAAERKLDRYLKDLSSKTALITKNGIIGSWDKGEARVSEQALETFGKTSERRKEATDICEQAVKAHRAKGATGHAYANADREGMNLSTRVWNLTAKAKQELEIIIQNGILEGKSPEEVSRSLRGYLNNPDALYRRVRNKETGELELSQAAKKYHPGQGVYRSAYKNARRLAVTEMNAAYRRAEWESYQNNPLVIGYEIRLSNNHTTTVNGKVKRLVDICDKLAGRYPKTFRWTGWHPHCRCEMVPIFISESDFRERIRARKAGKLKDWKPNPKRTVTQVPKALTDWIAQNEERSKGWQTLPYFVRDNRKSIGTLPVNTYTAEERKFTRARSTAEAMERATQLLSTLYPDIQNTELAALHHYTQQGGNYRQLNKQLDKGDLTDFNKASASLMAKALEGLPKYRGTVYRGAIMKRKDYERLYAGKDEVKHAIFTSSTKTPAVAYRFASYRDLKKTEVRVLFEIQSKNGRDISDISEFNGKFAPEDQREVLFTNGTRFKIVKHEISGQEVRITLVEL, from the coding sequence ATGGATAAAAGGCAGGAAGTTATACGATACATAGCGAGCGTAGAAAAACAGCTTTACGCCCTGTTTGGCGATACATACCAGGCAGCTATAAAACTTACCGAGGTTAGGAAAGCAATAGAAACGGGGGCTTCTTTCACATGGAAGGGGAACCCAGCAGCCGAACGCAAATTAGACCGATACCTAAAAGACCTTAGCAGTAAAACAGCCCTTATTACCAAAAACGGCATTATAGGGAGTTGGGACAAAGGAGAAGCACGAGTAAGTGAACAGGCGTTAGAAACATTCGGGAAGACATCTGAACGGCGGAAAGAAGCTACCGACATTTGCGAACAGGCAGTAAAGGCACACCGGGCCAAAGGTGCAACGGGACACGCTTACGCTAATGCCGACCGCGAGGGTATGAACTTATCTACCCGTGTTTGGAATTTGACAGCGAAGGCGAAACAAGAACTTGAAATTATCATACAAAACGGCATACTTGAAGGTAAAAGCCCGGAAGAAGTAAGCCGTAGCCTTCGCGGTTACTTGAACAATCCCGACGCGCTTTATAGACGGGTTAGGAACAAAGAAACCGGGGAACTTGAATTAAGCCAAGCGGCAAAGAAATACCACCCCGGCCAAGGCGTATATAGGTCGGCGTACAAAAACGCCCGCCGGCTTGCAGTTACAGAAATGAACGCGGCCTACCGTCGTGCAGAGTGGGAAAGCTACCAAAATAACCCCCTTGTTATAGGGTATGAAATTCGACTAAGCAACAACCATACGACCACCGTAAACGGAAAAGTAAAGCGGCTTGTAGACATTTGCGACAAATTGGCCGGACGGTACCCTAAAACTTTCCGGTGGACTGGTTGGCACCCGCATTGCCGTTGCGAAATGGTGCCTATCTTCATTTCGGAAAGCGATTTTAGGGAACGGATAAGAGCGCGTAAGGCCGGGAAATTGAAGGATTGGAAGCCGAACCCCAAGCGCACCGTAACACAGGTTCCGAAAGCCCTAACCGATTGGATAGCCCAAAACGAGGAACGCTCGAAAGGTTGGCAGACTTTACCGTACTTTGTTCGGGATAACCGAAAAAGTATAGGTACCTTGCCGGTAAACACCTATACAGCCGAAGAACGGAAGTTTACGAGGGCAAGAAGTACGGCCGAAGCAATGGAGCGAGCAACGCAATTGCTTAGTACGCTTTACCCGGATATTCAGAATACGGAGCTTGCGGCCCTTCATCACTATACCCAGCAGGGCGGGAACTATCGGCAGCTTAATAAGCAGTTGGATAAAGGCGACCTTACCGACTTTAACAAGGCTTCGGCTTCCCTTATGGCTAAGGCGTTGGAAGGATTGCCGAAATACCGGGGAACCGTCTACCGAGGTGCAATTATGAAGCGGAAGGATTACGAACGCCTTTACGCCGGCAAAGACGAAGTAAAACACGCTATTTTCACTTCATCGACAAAAACGCCGGCGGTTGCTTACCGGTTTGCCAGCTATCGAGATTTGAAGAAGACGGAAGTACGGGTACTTTTTGAAATTCAGAGCAAAAACGGCCGCGACATATCCGATATTTCGGAATTTAACGGTAAATTTGCTCCCGAAGACCAGCGGGAAGTATTATTTACTAACGGCACCCGGTTTAAGATAGTGAAGCACGAAATTTCCGGGCAAGAAGTCCGCATAACACTTGTAGAGCTATGA
- a CDS encoding phage portal protein produces MNSKQLNELLAGENHSTAIAELKNGRNATEPNAAEYIAQLDPKGHDVNDPVKRRDKKVKVDLSDFDINDEEKKNIKTVTNGNGETENFRIEPVARVALAIQKLIVKRAVAFTFGNPVTLNAEPEEGTKEAEVLKAVKRVLFDTKSRTLNRKVARAIYSSTEAAELWYPVEKQTKNYGFDSTHKLRVAIFSPLFGDRLYPYFDETGDMIAFSREYVVKDSAGVKHTYFETYTDTEIRKWTLTSNQWQLLDGYPKKNQIGKIPVIYGRQPAVEWEDVQNLIDRLEKLLSNFADTNDYHASPKIFTTGTILGWAKKGESGAVIEGEEGATAQYLSWAQAPESVKLEIETLLRMIYTITQTPDISFDSVKGIGAVSGVALKLLFMDAHLKVQDKCEIFDDYLQRRLSVIQAFLSQMNTKDKAFVDACGSLIIEPEIVPFMIEDESANVNLLLSATGQKAICSRKTAVQQLGWVNDTDAEIEQIEAEESAASYSSIYEPTE; encoded by the coding sequence ATGAATAGCAAGCAGCTTAACGAACTTTTGGCAGGCGAAAACCATAGTACCGCTATTGCCGAATTGAAGAACGGGCGTAACGCGACAGAGCCGAACGCTGCCGAATATATCGCCCAGCTTGACCCCAAAGGCCACGACGTAAACGACCCGGTAAAGCGTAGGGATAAGAAGGTAAAAGTAGACCTTTCCGACTTCGATATAAACGACGAAGAAAAGAAGAATATAAAGACCGTTACCAACGGAAACGGTGAAACCGAAAACTTCCGTATAGAGCCGGTTGCTCGCGTAGCCTTGGCAATTCAGAAACTTATAGTAAAGCGGGCCGTAGCCTTTACGTTTGGAAACCCCGTAACCCTTAACGCGGAACCGGAAGAAGGCACCAAGGAAGCCGAGGTTTTGAAAGCTGTAAAGCGCGTTTTGTTCGACACCAAAAGCCGAACCCTTAACCGCAAGGTAGCGCGGGCCATTTACAGCAGCACGGAAGCGGCCGAACTTTGGTACCCGGTGGAGAAACAGACGAAAAACTACGGCTTCGATTCGACGCACAAACTTCGGGTAGCCATTTTTAGCCCGTTGTTCGGCGATAGGCTTTACCCCTACTTCGATGAAACGGGCGATATGATAGCTTTCTCCCGCGAATACGTCGTAAAGGATAGCGCGGGTGTAAAACATACCTATTTCGAAACCTATACCGATACCGAAATACGGAAATGGACGCTTACGAGCAACCAATGGCAATTATTGGACGGCTACCCCAAGAAGAACCAAATAGGCAAAATTCCGGTTATTTATGGCCGCCAGCCTGCCGTAGAATGGGAAGACGTGCAGAACCTTATAGACCGCTTGGAAAAGTTGCTTTCCAATTTCGCCGATACCAACGACTACCACGCAAGCCCGAAAATCTTTACTACGGGTACTATTTTGGGTTGGGCCAAGAAGGGCGAAAGCGGGGCCGTTATAGAAGGCGAGGAAGGAGCAACAGCGCAATATCTTAGCTGGGCGCAGGCCCCCGAAAGCGTAAAATTAGAGATAGAAACCCTTTTGCGTATGATTTACACCATTACGCAAACGCCGGATATTTCTTTTGATTCAGTAAAAGGTATAGGGGCCGTTTCGGGTGTAGCCTTGAAACTTTTATTTATGGACGCTCACCTAAAAGTACAGGACAAATGCGAAATTTTCGACGATTATTTGCAGCGTCGATTAAGCGTAATACAGGCGTTTTTATCGCAGATGAACACAAAGGATAAGGCTTTTGTAGACGCTTGCGGTAGCCTTATTATAGAACCCGAAATAGTGCCGTTTATGATTGAGGACGAATCGGCGAACGTAAACCTTCTTCTTTCGGCAACCGGTCAGAAGGCTATTTGTTCTCGGAAGACGGCCGTACAGCAATTGGGCTGGGTAAACGACACAGACGCAGAGATAGAGCAGATAGAAGCCGAAGAAAGTGCGGCTTCCTATTCGTCTATTTACGAACCCACCGAATAG
- the terL gene encoding phage terminase large subunit, with protein MTRQEKIEYIAALRERLIREARTDLLPFTRATMPTFDPAEFHIRYYHVLTLFAEGKIKKLMVFMPPQHGKSEGSTRRLPAYILGRNPDNKIAVVSYSAPKARKFNREIQRIIDTPEYAEIFPETRLNSSNITTVAGAWLRNADECEIVGHRGGFKTVGVGGPLTGEPVDTLIMDDIYKDAKTAWSAVVREAIEDWYDTVAETRLHNNSQQLIVFTRWHENDLAGRLLEQQGIYDPVNNTNGWVVVTYQAIKKGAPTEYDPREEGTALWPERHNLEKLEAIRTRNPHVFESLYQQDPKPLQGLMYENPFKEYDILPATKLRKVKNYTDTADEGADFLCSITYLETEIGNFVLDVLYTAKPMEYTEPKTAEMLTKHAVELAVVESNNGGRGFARNVEKQARLMGNNKTRIKWFHQSQNKAVRIFTHSAEVQNLTYFPRGWAQMWPDFYQALTHYMKVGKNAHDDAPDALTGTVEQRPITGKKSAAGYFA; from the coding sequence ATGACACGCCAAGAGAAAATAGAATATATAGCCGCATTACGGGAAAGGTTGATACGAGAAGCACGTACCGACCTTTTGCCGTTTACCCGTGCTACTATGCCTACTTTTGACCCGGCCGAATTTCATATACGATATTACCACGTTCTAACCTTATTCGCGGAAGGAAAGATTAAAAAGCTAATGGTATTCATGCCGCCCCAGCACGGCAAAAGCGAAGGTTCTACGCGCCGCCTTCCGGCTTATATACTTGGCCGGAACCCGGACAATAAAATAGCCGTAGTAAGCTATTCGGCACCGAAGGCCCGCAAGTTCAACCGCGAAATACAGCGTATTATAGACACCCCGGAATATGCCGAAATATTCCCGGAAACGCGCCTTAATTCATCGAACATTACGACCGTTGCCGGGGCCTGGCTTCGCAATGCCGACGAATGCGAAATAGTAGGACACCGGGGCGGTTTTAAGACCGTCGGCGTAGGTGGCCCGCTTACGGGCGAACCGGTAGATACCCTTATAATGGACGACATTTATAAGGACGCTAAAACTGCTTGGTCGGCGGTTGTTCGTGAAGCTATCGAAGATTGGTACGACACGGTAGCCGAAACCCGACTACACAACAATAGCCAGCAGCTTATAGTATTTACCCGCTGGCACGAAAATGACTTAGCCGGCCGCCTTTTGGAGCAGCAAGGAATATACGACCCGGTAAACAATACGAACGGGTGGGTAGTAGTAACATACCAAGCGATTAAGAAGGGCGCACCTACCGAATACGACCCACGCGAAGAAGGTACGGCACTATGGCCAGAACGCCACAACTTAGAAAAGTTGGAAGCAATACGCACCCGAAACCCGCACGTATTCGAAAGCCTTTACCAGCAAGACCCGAAACCATTGCAGGGCCTTATGTACGAAAACCCATTTAAGGAATACGACATACTGCCGGCCACCAAGCTACGGAAGGTTAAGAACTATACAGACACGGCGGACGAAGGCGCGGATTTCCTTTGCTCGATAACCTACCTTGAAACAGAGATAGGAAACTTTGTTTTGGACGTGCTTTATACGGCTAAGCCTATGGAGTACACCGAACCCAAAACGGCCGAAATGCTAACCAAACACGCGGTAGAATTGGCCGTAGTAGAGAGTAACAACGGCGGCCGTGGTTTCGCGCGTAATGTAGAGAAACAAGCCCGGTTAATGGGTAACAACAAAACCCGTATTAAGTGGTTCCACCAAAGCCAAAACAAGGCCGTACGCATATTTACGCATAGCGCGGAAGTGCAAAACCTTACTTATTTCCCGCGAGGGTGGGCGCAAATGTGGCCCGACTTCTACCAAGCCCTTACGCACTATATGAAGGTTGGCAAGAACGCCCACGACGACGCGCCGGACGCATTGACCGGAACCGTAGAGCAACGGCCCATTACAGGTAAGAAAAGCGCGGCCGGATATTTCGCATAA
- a CDS encoding phBC6A51 family helix-turn-helix protein, with amino-acid sequence MGRPTKYNKKIAEKICSLIATDTYTVAEVCRMVKISDSTYYDWITRFPEFSDNIKKAEAERMAFFVAEAKKSLLRKIQGYTVQEKHITTVGSGKYDVNGKEIPRIKEQKVVDKHFQPDTAAIIFTLTNGEPENWKNRQNNEVTGKDGKDLFGQLTDEELDARIAELEKKLGK; translated from the coding sequence ATGGGAAGACCAACGAAATACAATAAGAAGATAGCCGAAAAGATATGTTCGCTTATCGCTACCGACACTTATACGGTGGCGGAAGTATGCCGTATGGTTAAAATTTCCGATTCTACTTATTACGATTGGATTACCCGGTTTCCGGAGTTTTCGGATAATATAAAAAAGGCCGAAGCGGAACGTATGGCCTTCTTCGTAGCAGAAGCGAAAAAAAGCCTTTTACGAAAGATACAAGGTTACACGGTGCAGGAAAAGCACATAACTACGGTAGGTTCCGGTAAGTACGACGTAAACGGCAAGGAGATACCGCGAATAAAGGAACAGAAGGTAGTAGATAAACATTTCCAGCCGGACACGGCGGCGATAATATTCACGCTTACCAACGGAGAGCCGGAGAATTGGAAGAATAGACAAAACAACGAAGTAACGGGCAAGGACGGTAAGGATTTGTTCGGGCAACTTACGGACGAAGAATTAGACGCACGTATAGCCGAATTGGAAAAGAAGTTAGGGAAATGA
- a CDS encoding SAM-dependent methyltransferase, whose translation MAPKKIIEADIAQLIPDDVNFNKGTQFGQSLIEKSLRQFGAGRSILLDKNNRIIAGNKTVENAGQIGLEKVLIVETTGEEIVAVKRTDIDLDTREGRELALADNATGAANLAWDEAALTQASDKWDIAPDDWGVELEGYGGEGGQGEEDTEEQLRRLKDDFVMPPFSVLNTRTAEWQERRRAWLEIGIKSEEGRDEDLTFAKSAQPPIFYDTKNTLRETLGREPSTDEVLAEMEKKGIQAMATTSIFDPVLTELSYRWFNIEGGRILDPFAGGSVRGIVAAKLNMPYVGNDLREKQVVANIENAKEVLGNIPAEIAPRWTVGDSTQLEDVLQKNGVTGDFDMVFSCPPYADLEVYSNDPRDISNMDYPQFLEAYKSAIKQACARLKNNRFAVFVVGDVRDKKGIYRNFIGHTIEAFTECGLSYYNHLILVNQITSLAMRIRRQFNGGRKVGKVHQNVLVFCKGSVEETVDQFEEVQVKKAVEQFNKTRENSGLHDDVLVFYKGDPKTIKEEFGELHAGDDLPQ comes from the coding sequence ATGGCACCGAAGAAGATTATAGAAGCAGATATAGCCCAACTTATACCGGACGATGTAAATTTCAACAAAGGTACGCAGTTCGGCCAAAGTTTGATAGAAAAGAGCCTGCGCCAATTCGGGGCGGGCCGTTCTATTCTTTTGGATAAGAACAACCGTATTATAGCCGGAAACAAGACCGTAGAAAACGCCGGGCAAATCGGCTTAGAAAAGGTTTTGATAGTAGAAACCACCGGCGAAGAAATAGTAGCTGTAAAGCGTACCGACATAGATTTAGACACGCGGGAAGGGCGCGAACTTGCCTTAGCCGACAATGCGACCGGGGCCGCTAACCTGGCTTGGGACGAAGCGGCACTTACCCAAGCGTCGGATAAGTGGGATATAGCCCCCGACGATTGGGGCGTAGAATTGGAAGGCTACGGCGGAGAAGGCGGCCAAGGGGAAGAAGATACGGAAGAACAGCTTAGAAGACTTAAAGACGACTTCGTAATGCCGCCTTTTTCCGTGCTTAACACCCGTACGGCCGAATGGCAGGAACGCCGCCGCGCTTGGTTGGAAATAGGTATAAAGAGCGAGGAAGGAAGGGACGAAGATTTGACATTTGCCAAATCCGCTCAACCGCCGATATTCTACGACACAAAAAACACGCTTCGGGAAACCTTGGGGCGGGAACCGTCTACCGATGAAGTGTTAGCGGAAATGGAGAAGAAGGGAATACAGGCTATGGCGACTACTTCAATATTTGACCCCGTTCTAACCGAACTTTCCTACCGTTGGTTCAATATCGAGGGTGGACGCATTTTAGACCCTTTCGCTGGCGGAAGTGTTCGCGGTATAGTAGCGGCAAAATTGAATATGCCCTATGTTGGTAATGACCTTCGGGAAAAACAGGTAGTAGCCAACATAGAGAACGCGAAGGAAGTTTTAGGTAACATACCGGCCGAAATTGCTCCGCGTTGGACGGTTGGGGATAGTACGCAGCTTGAAGACGTGTTACAAAAGAATGGCGTTACCGGCGATTTCGATATGGTATTTTCTTGCCCACCGTACGCAGATTTGGAAGTATATAGCAACGACCCCCGCGATATTTCCAATATGGATTACCCGCAGTTCTTGGAAGCCTATAAATCCGCGATAAAGCAGGCTTGCGCCCGATTGAAAAACAATCGTTTCGCTGTTTTCGTAGTTGGGGACGTTCGTGATAAAAAGGGTATTTACCGCAATTTCATAGGCCATACTATCGAAGCCTTTACGGAATGTGGGCTAAGCTACTATAACCACTTGATTTTAGTAAACCAAATTACCAGCCTTGCAATGAGAATACGCCGACAATTTAACGGTGGTCGCAAAGTTGGCAAGGTACACCAAAACGTATTAGTATTCTGTAAAGGTTCAGTAGAAGAAACGGTAGACCAATTCGAAGAAGTACAGGTTAAGAAGGCCGTAGAACAATTCAATAAGACCCGCGAGAATAGCGGCCTTCACGACGACGTATTAGTATTTTACAAAGGCGACCCGAAGACTATAAAAGAAGAATTTGGAGAACTACACGCGGGGGACGATTTGCCGCAATAA
- a CDS encoding VRR-NUC domain-containing protein, with protein MRHIESQIQKNCVTWFRLQYPKIGRLLFAVPNGGARNANEAAIMKGEGVTAGVADLILLYPSGGFHSLCIEFKTPSKSSRQTPTQKEWQALAEAHGNKYVVCRSLEDFQQVIRAYIPRLCW; from the coding sequence ATGAGACATATAGAAAGCCAAATACAGAAGAACTGCGTTACTTGGTTCCGGTTGCAATACCCGAAAATAGGCCGCCTTCTTTTCGCGGTTCCGAACGGCGGGGCAAGGAACGCAAATGAAGCCGCGATTATGAAGGGCGAAGGAGTAACGGCCGGGGTTGCTGACCTTATACTACTTTACCCTTCCGGCGGGTTTCATTCACTTTGTATCGAGTTTAAGACCCCAAGCAAAAGCAGCCGGCAAACGCCAACACAAAAGGAATGGCAAGCGTTGGCAGAAGCGCACGGTAATAAGTACGTTGTTTGCCGCTCATTAGAAGACTTCCAGCAAGTTATACGGGCATATATACCCCGTTTATGTTGGTAA
- a CDS encoding single-stranded DNA-binding protein, which produces MLVLEAIGNLGADAIIKDINGQKYIAFSIAHTESYKDSQGQRKERTTWISCLRYGESQVINYLKKGTRVFIRGELSAKAYEAGGALQAGINCRVRELQLLGGNRADQPESPQQAATASAATPNYAPPAYQQQEEDDLPF; this is translated from the coding sequence ATGTTAGTATTAGAAGCAATTGGCAACCTCGGAGCAGATGCCATTATTAAAGACATTAACGGGCAAAAGTATATAGCTTTCAGCATAGCCCATACCGAAAGCTATAAGGATTCACAGGGACAGCGAAAAGAACGTACAACTTGGATTAGTTGCCTTAGATACGGAGAAAGCCAGGTAATTAACTATTTGAAGAAAGGAACCCGTGTATTTATTCGCGGCGAACTTTCTGCAAAGGCATACGAAGCTGGCGGGGCATTACAAGCTGGTATAAATTGCCGGGTTAGAGAATTGCAGCTTTTAGGCGGGAATAGGGCCGACCAACCCGAATCACCCCAGCAGGCCGCAACGGCTTCGGCAGCTACACCAAATTACGCGCCACCAGCATATCAGCAACAAGAAGAAGACGATTTACCATTTTAA
- a CDS encoding DNA cytosine methyltransferase, which yields MNGIRLLYIDLFCGAGGTSTGVEKANYKGHKCAKVIACVNHDANAIASHAANHPEAQHYTEDMRTLDLRPLEEHTAEMRRMYPMAKVVLWASLECTNFSRAKGGQPRDADSRTLAEHLFRYIEALTPDYIQIENVEEFMSWGDLDENGKPISRDKGRLYTNWVDNVKAYGYKFDHRILNAADYGAYTSRKRFFGIFAKPYLPIVWPKPTHSKTGGGDLFGSLAKWKPVKEVLDFADEGESIFNRKKPLSPKTLERIYAGLIKFVAGGKDSFLIKYNSVNKKTGKHIPPSIDEPCPTVACQNRLGIANIHFLAKHFSGHPESKVSSVDNVAGTITTVDHHSLVGAEFLSAYYGNGHNHSVNTPSPTLTTKDRLSVVRPQFIANSYSGGGQLSDLDNPCPAVMTNPKQNVITCKWYLMNPQFSNAGSSVEKPCFTLIAKMDKKPPYLIATECGQLAIEIYETDSGPMRKIKEFMALYGIVDIKMRMLKIIELKRIMGFPENYTLIGTQADQKKFIGNAVEVNIARVLCEALVEEITTDLLKVA from the coding sequence ATGAACGGCATTAGATTACTATATATAGACTTGTTTTGCGGTGCAGGCGGAACAAGTACAGGCGTAGAGAAGGCCAACTATAAGGGGCATAAATGCGCGAAGGTTATAGCTTGCGTAAACCACGACGCGAACGCCATAGCGAGCCACGCGGCCAACCACCCCGAAGCGCAGCACTATACGGAAGATATGCGAACTTTGGACTTGCGCCCATTGGAAGAACATACGGCCGAAATGCGCCGAATGTACCCTATGGCGAAAGTTGTACTTTGGGCTTCGCTTGAATGTACCAATTTCAGCCGTGCCAAAGGTGGCCAGCCCCGCGACGCAGATAGCCGCACCCTTGCCGAACATTTGTTTAGGTATATAGAAGCCCTTACCCCCGATTATATCCAAATCGAGAATGTAGAGGAATTTATGAGCTGGGGCGACTTGGACGAAAACGGAAAACCAATTAGCAGGGACAAAGGGCGGCTTTATACCAATTGGGTAGATAACGTAAAAGCCTATGGGTACAAGTTCGACCATAGAATACTTAACGCGGCGGATTATGGGGCATATACCAGCCGAAAGCGTTTCTTCGGGATATTTGCCAAACCGTACCTACCTATCGTATGGCCGAAGCCTACCCACTCAAAGACCGGGGGCGGCGACCTTTTCGGCAGCTTGGCGAAGTGGAAACCCGTAAAGGAAGTTTTGGACTTTGCCGATGAAGGGGAAAGTATCTTTAATCGTAAAAAACCGCTTTCGCCTAAGACCTTGGAACGCATATACGCGGGCCTTATAAAGTTCGTAGCAGGCGGGAAGGATTCGTTTTTGATTAAATATAATTCAGTCAATAAGAAGACGGGTAAGCATATCCCGCCTTCGATAGATGAACCATGCCCTACCGTAGCTTGCCAAAACAGGTTAGGAATAGCGAACATTCATTTTCTCGCAAAGCATTTTAGCGGACACCCGGAAAGCAAAGTTTCCAGCGTAGACAACGTAGCGGGAACCATTACGACCGTAGACCACCATAGTTTAGTAGGGGCCGAATTTCTTTCGGCATATTACGGAAACGGGCATAATCATTCCGTAAATACGCCTTCGCCGACCCTTACAACGAAAGATAGGCTTTCGGTGGTAAGACCGCAATTTATAGCGAATAGTTATAGTGGTGGCGGGCAATTATCAGACTTGGATAATCCTTGCCCGGCGGTAATGACTAACCCCAAGCAAAACGTAATAACCTGCAAATGGTACCTTATGAACCCACAATTTTCTAACGCCGGCAGTTCCGTAGAAAAACCTTGTTTTACACTTATAGCCAAAATGGATAAAAAGCCCCCGTACCTTATAGCTACCGAGTGCGGACAATTGGCGATAGAAATTTACGAAACAGACAGCGGCCCGATGCGGAAAATAAAGGAGTTTATGGCCCTTTACGGTATAGTCGATATAAAAATGCGCATGTTAAAAATTATCGAGTTAAAGCGAATAATGGGCTTCCCGGAAAACTACACCCTTATAGGGACGCAGGCCGACCAAAAGAAGTTTATAGGTAACGCGGTAGAAGTGAATATAGCCCGTGTTCTTTGCGAAGCCTTGGTAGAAGAAATAACAACCGATTTATTAAAAGTTGCATAG